One segment of Daphnia magna isolate NIES linkage group LG2, ASM2063170v1.1, whole genome shotgun sequence DNA contains the following:
- the LOC116916721 gene encoding ras-like protein encodes MKGGHSQRRRFSLQALCVVQSPTSEEEPLGNSHCHQTVDETPLEESAGRCGTPSGSHRQSRRRRPLSTEPAISSASKSSAGKNLVPPAPSTPVKSHYKVVVMGSARAGKTSLVGQFLYAAYSPRYRPTVEDMHTVELDCQGLDLRLDILDTGGSYVFPAMRSLAIKSADGFVLVCASDDPSSLEEAEHCRSQILEVKGPACPVVVVLNKTDLIRSGSVSSEPPTDEEKYENQAIGGGGSRAGSDGGNFLCQEMVESLVTCDWGHGFVPASAKNNINVVQVFQELFIQAKSRIALSPAVRKRRQSLPARTLIPPGTSGSNPHPQLGHHLSLHGSNVAAAAAAAAATAAATSAVNSSVSSSPTGTSSFAKRNSCTVS; translated from the exons ATGAAGGGAGGACATTCACAGAGGCGTCGCTTCTCGCTT CAAGCCCTGTGCGTCGTGCAATCTCCAACGAGCGAAGAGGAGCCACTGGGCAATAGCCATTGCCATCAAACGGTTGACGAAACGCCGTTGGAAGAATCTGCAGGTCGATGTGGAACACCGTCCGGTAGCCATCGGCAAAGCCGACGGCGTCGCCCACTTTCCACCGAGCCAGCCATTTCATCCGCCAGTAAATCATCCGCCGGAAAGAATCTTGTACCACCGGCTCCTTCGACTCCAGTCAAATCTCATtacaag GTCGTGGTAATGGGTTCAGCAAGGGCGGGCAAGACTTCGTTAGTCGGCCAGTTCCTCTACGCAGCCTATAGTCCTCGCTACAGGCCCACCGTCGAAGATATGCACACTGTCGAGCTCGATTGTCAAG GGCTAGATCTACGCTTGGACATTCTGGACACGGGCGGCAGTTATGTTTTCCCTGCTATGCGATCGTTGGCCATCAAATCGGCTGATGGTTTCGTCCTCGTCTGCGCATCCGACGATCCTTCGTCTCTAGAG GAAGCGGAACATTGTCGATCTCAAATTTTGGAAGTCAAAGGCCCGGCTTGTCCGGTCGTCGTTGTGTTGAACAAAACGGATCTCATCCGCTCCGGTTCCGTCTCTTCCGAACCACCCACCGATGAGGAGAAGTATGAAAATCAAGCGATTGGCGGAGGTGGAAGTCGCGCCGGAAGCGACGGAGGGAATTTCCTGTGTCAAGAAATGGTCGAATCGCTCGTCACCTGCGATTGGGGCCATGGATTCGTTCCGGCTTCAGCCAAAAATAACATCAACGTCGTCCAG GTATTTCAAGAATTATTTATTCAGGCCAAGTCGCGAATTGCGCTGAGCCCAGCCGTCCGCAAACGACGCCAATCGCTGCCCGCACGAACCCTCATCCCTCCGGGAACGAGCGGCAGCAACCCCCATCCCCAATTGGGTCACCATTTGTCGTTGCACGGATCGAACGTAGCCGCCGCAGCCGCTGCAGCCGCCGCCACTGCTGCCGCTACTTCCGCTGTCAATTCATCAGTCAGTTCATCACCTACTGGCACCAGCAGCTTTGCCAAACGTAATTCATGTACCGTTTCATAA